The Juglans regia cultivar Chandler chromosome 2, Walnut 2.0, whole genome shotgun sequence genome includes a window with the following:
- the LOC108979437 gene encoding uncharacterized protein LOC108979437, translating into MAKSDEETNTLQSNELRRKKRIKLAIYIAAFAVFQTIVILVFVLIVMKFKTPKVRLGTIELKNVTTTAGTQASSPSFDISLTTQVRVKNTNFGPYKYDSSNATFLYQGVTVGEILIPKGKAGMLSTKKISVTVSVNSNALTSTTTLGNELGAGTLTLNSQAKLSGKVELMFVMKKKKSAQMSCTISIKLNADNAVDLNCK; encoded by the coding sequence ATGGCAAAAAGCGATGAAGAAACAAACACTTTGCAATCCAACGAGctcagaagaaagaaaaggatcAAGTTGGCAATATATATAGCTGCTTTTGCTGTGTTTCAGACCATCGTCATCCTGGTCTTTGTTCTCATTGTGATGAAATTTAAGACCCCTAAAGTCAGGTTGGGCACAATCGAGTTAAAGAACGTGACCACTACAGCTGGAACTCAAGCATCGTCACCTTCCTTCGACATAAGCTTGACAACCCAAGTTAGGGTTAAGAACACAAACTTCGGTCCCTACAAATACGACAGCTCTAATGCCACCTTCCTGTACCAGGGCGTGACCGTTGGGGAAATCCTCATTCCTAAGGGTAAGGCTGGGATGCTTTCGACCAAAAAAATTAGTGTTACTGTTAGTGTCAATTCAAATGCCCTGACCAGCACTACGACCCTTGGAAATGAGTTGGGTGCCGGGACCTTGACGCTGAACAGCCAAGCCAAGCTTAGTGGGAAAGTCGAATTGATGTTtgtgatgaagaagaagaagtccgCCCAAATGAGCTGCACCATCTCCATCAAGCTTAATGCAGACAACGCCGTGGATTTGAATTGCAAGTGA
- the LOC108979436 gene encoding uncharacterized protein LOC108979436 → MADHRKIGQHPLAPANTYTRSDEESNTAQSDEQLKRKKRIRLAMYIAAFAVFQTIVIVIFSLTVMKVKTPKLRLSSTAEFLKLNTSSTSTGGGTQASPPSFDISFVTQIRVKNTNFGPYKYDSTNATFLYQGVTVGEFIIPKGKAGMLSTKKVDVTVNLNSKAITSTTSTLGSELEAGVLLKLDSRAKLSGKVELMFVMKKKKSAQMNCTVSIHLLNRAFQDLSCK, encoded by the coding sequence ATGGCTGATCATAGGAAAATCGGCCAGCATCCCTTAGCACCAGCAAACACGTACACCAGAAGCGATGAAGAATCGAACACTGCGCAATCCGACGAACAgctcaagagaaagaaaagaatcaGGTTGGCCATGTATATTGCTGCTTTTGCTGTGTTTCAGACCATAGTCATCGTGATCTTTTCTCTCACTGTTATGAAAGTGAAAACCCCTAAGCTCAGGTTGAGCAGCACAGCCGAGTTCCTGAAATTGAATACGAGCAGTACTAGTACTGGGGGCGGCACTCAAGCATCACCACCTTCCTTTGACATAAGCTTCGTAACACAAATTAGGGTAAAGAACACAAACTTCGGTCCCTACAAATATGACAGCACCAATGCCACGTTCCTATACCAGGGCGTGACTGTGGGGGAATTCATTATTCCCAAGGGTAAGGCTGGGATGCTTTCCACCAAAAAAGTTGATGTTACCGTTAATCTGAATTCAAAGGCCATAACAAGCACTACGAGTACTCTTGGAAGTGAATTGGAAGCAGGTGTACTGTTGAAGCTGGACAGTCGAGCCAAACTAAGTGGGAAAGTGGAGTTGATGTTtgtgatgaagaagaagaagtccgCTCAAATGAACTGCACAGTCAGTATCCATTTGTTAAATAGGGCATTCCAAGATTTGAGTTGCAAGTGA